In Flavobacterium sp. N3904, one DNA window encodes the following:
- a CDS encoding PQQ-dependent sugar dehydrogenase, which produces MKIALLFLTLFCLNFSYSQTIGLQTFATGFTRPLEITNAGDSRLFVVEQGGIIKILNSDGTTNPNPFLNISSLITNSGERGLLGLAFHPNYATNGFFFINYINLAGNTVIAKYSVSSGNPNIANAASGIILLTIAQPYTNHNGGTLKFGPDGYLYIGMGDGGDGGDPGNRAQNINELLGKMLRIDVNSGNPYSIPSGNPYVGITGADEIWAIGLRNPWKFSFDKTLGNLWIADVGQGQIEEINSAPSSQSGLNYGWRCYEGDNDYNTASCAPKSTMKFPLKTINHNTGACSITGGYVYNGTTYPKFKGLYFFTDYCDPKIGMLTDNGTLTYSSMYGGNNFSTFGEDNAGELYVAAINNGAIYKITDTSLGLNSNEKIAFSVYPNPAKSEIIIQNSNENYPAEVMIYDLDGKLLLKQKAEDKNLNTVKMDNLSQGLYIVSIKNKEGNVSNYKLVVK; this is translated from the coding sequence ATGAAAATAGCTTTATTATTTCTCACATTGTTTTGTTTAAATTTTTCTTACTCACAAACGATCGGACTTCAAACTTTTGCGACAGGTTTTACAAGACCACTGGAAATCACAAATGCGGGTGACAGTAGGTTATTCGTCGTAGAGCAAGGGGGTATTATAAAAATCCTAAATTCCGACGGAACGACCAATCCAAATCCTTTCCTCAACATTTCAAGTTTAATAACTAACAGTGGTGAGAGAGGTTTACTTGGATTGGCTTTTCATCCCAATTATGCTACGAATGGTTTTTTCTTTATTAACTACATCAACTTGGCGGGAAATACTGTGATTGCCAAATACTCTGTTAGCTCGGGAAATCCAAACATTGCAAATGCAGCAAGTGGAATTATTCTTTTAACCATTGCACAACCTTATACAAATCATAATGGAGGAACTCTAAAGTTTGGACCAGATGGTTATTTGTATATTGGCATGGGAGACGGTGGAGACGGTGGAGACCCTGGAAACCGAGCTCAAAATATAAATGAGTTGCTAGGAAAAATGCTTCGCATTGATGTAAATTCAGGGAATCCATACTCTATTCCTTCTGGAAATCCATACGTAGGAATTACCGGTGCCGATGAAATTTGGGCGATTGGACTTCGAAATCCATGGAAATTTTCCTTTGACAAAACCCTTGGAAATTTATGGATTGCAGATGTCGGTCAAGGTCAAATAGAAGAAATTAATAGTGCCCCTTCATCACAATCTGGATTGAACTATGGCTGGCGTTGTTATGAAGGAGATAACGACTACAATACTGCAAGTTGTGCTCCAAAATCAACTATGAAATTTCCACTAAAGACCATAAATCACAATACTGGAGCATGTTCAATAACCGGAGGCTATGTGTATAATGGAACTACATATCCTAAATTTAAAGGGCTGTATTTCTTTACCGATTATTGTGATCCAAAGATAGGCATGCTTACAGATAATGGAACTCTTACTTATTCTAGTATGTACGGGGGAAATAATTTTTCGACTTTTGGGGAAGATAATGCTGGGGAATTATACGTCGCAGCTATAAATAATGGTGCTATTTATAAAATTACCGACACTTCTTTGGGACTAAACTCAAATGAGAAGATTGCTTTTTCAGTTTATCCGAATCCAGCAAAATCCGAAATCATTATTCAAAACTCCAATGAAAATTATCCCGCAGAAGTTATGATTTATGATTTGGACGGCAAATTATTACTGAAACAAAAGGCTGAAGATAAAAATTTAAACACTGTCAAAATGGATAATTTGTCTCAAGGTCTTTATATTGTAAGCATCAAAAACAAAGAAGGCAATGTTTCAAACTACAAATTAGTTGTGAAATAA
- a CDS encoding aldo/keto reductase, whose protein sequence is MKYTTLPNTDIKVSKICLGTMTFGQQNSESEGHAQMDYALEKGVNFFDTAEMYSIPGKKETYGSTEKIIGSWFKKTGKRDEVVLASKIAGPSPIFGYMREKLDFSPASIQYALDNSLQRLQTDYLDLYQLHWPERKTNFFGQRGFKVQDDAWEDNIHAVLEALDGFVKAGKIKHIGVSNENPWGMMRFLEESKYHNLPRIKTIQNPYSLLNRLFENASAEVCLRENVGLLAYSPLAFGVLSGKFLTGESHPNARLSLFPQYSRYSSAKCTEATQLYQELAHKNGLTLTQLALAFVEQQPFLTSTIIGATTMEQLKENIATIDVVLSNDILKEIDAVQAVIPDPAP, encoded by the coding sequence ATGAAATACACTACATTACCCAATACCGATATAAAAGTCAGCAAAATATGTCTTGGCACCATGACTTTTGGTCAACAAAACTCAGAATCTGAAGGACACGCCCAGATGGATTATGCACTGGAAAAAGGCGTTAACTTTTTTGACACTGCCGAGATGTATTCTATTCCAGGAAAAAAAGAAACCTACGGAAGCACCGAAAAAATTATTGGCTCATGGTTCAAGAAAACTGGGAAAAGAGACGAAGTGGTTTTGGCTTCCAAAATTGCTGGTCCAAGTCCTATTTTCGGTTATATGCGCGAAAAATTAGATTTTTCACCAGCTAGTATTCAGTATGCTTTGGACAATAGTTTGCAACGCCTTCAAACCGATTATTTGGACCTTTATCAATTGCATTGGCCAGAACGAAAAACCAATTTTTTTGGACAAAGAGGTTTCAAAGTTCAAGACGATGCTTGGGAAGACAATATCCATGCTGTTTTGGAAGCCTTGGATGGTTTTGTCAAAGCGGGTAAAATCAAGCACATTGGAGTTTCCAATGAAAATCCTTGGGGAATGATGCGTTTTCTCGAAGAAAGTAAATACCATAATTTGCCAAGAATTAAAACCATTCAAAATCCGTATTCGTTACTGAATCGCCTTTTCGAAAATGCGTCAGCCGAAGTTTGTCTTCGCGAAAATGTGGGATTATTGGCGTACTCACCTTTGGCTTTTGGTGTTCTGTCAGGTAAGTTTTTGACAGGCGAAAGTCATCCCAACGCACGATTGAGTTTGTTTCCTCAATATTCAAGATACAGTAGTGCCAAATGCACCGAGGCTACTCAATTATATCAAGAATTAGCACATAAAAACGGATTGACTTTGACGCAACTTGCTTTGGCATTTGTAGAACAGCAACCCTTTTTGACCAGTACAATTATTGGTGCAACAACAATGGAACAACTTAAAGAAAATATTGCCACAATTGATGTTGTATTATCGAACGATATCCTAAAAGAAATAGATGCTGTGCAGGCTGTTATTCCCGATCCAGCACCATAA
- a CDS encoding flagellar motor protein MotB: MIKKISIGLLILALSTSCVSKKIYNDLETKFADLKKENRSISDENAALLASKKQLETEKAALQANLDDVNANLAKVQADYAAAQNKMKVLQDSYAALEKNSNESLEANMKKNRELLAQLDAKAKALALEQEKLTASSQRLKELEDLIAAKEASMKKLKETLSKALNGFEGKGLTVEQKNGKVYVSMENKLLFNSGSWAVGSEGKKAVVEVGKVLGDNPDISVLIEGHTDNDPYEGSGPIADNWDLSTKRATAIVTILGENKKVNKQNLTAAGRSEYSPLASNATADGKAKNRRIEIILTPRLDEISKMLNDF, from the coding sequence ATGATTAAAAAAATTTCAATCGGACTTTTAATTCTCGCACTGTCCACTTCCTGTGTTTCCAAGAAAATATACAATGATCTTGAAACCAAATTTGCCGATTTAAAAAAGGAAAACAGATCCATTTCTGATGAAAATGCAGCACTTTTGGCTTCCAAAAAACAATTGGAAACAGAGAAAGCCGCTTTGCAAGCCAATTTGGATGATGTTAATGCCAACTTGGCCAAAGTACAGGCCGATTATGCTGCTGCCCAAAACAAAATGAAAGTGCTACAAGATTCCTACGCTGCTTTAGAAAAAAACAGTAATGAATCGCTGGAAGCCAATATGAAAAAGAATCGTGAGTTATTGGCGCAACTAGATGCAAAAGCCAAAGCATTGGCACTGGAACAGGAAAAATTAACGGCAAGCAGTCAGCGTTTGAAAGAACTTGAAGATCTTATCGCTGCCAAAGAAGCAAGTATGAAAAAATTAAAAGAAACGCTTTCAAAAGCACTAAATGGTTTTGAAGGCAAAGGCTTGACAGTAGAACAAAAAAACGGAAAAGTTTATGTTTCTATGGAGAACAAATTGCTTTTCAACTCGGGTAGCTGGGCTGTAGGTTCTGAAGGTAAAAAAGCAGTTGTTGAAGTTGGGAAAGTGTTGGGCGATAATCCTGACATCTCAGTATTGATAGAAGGTCACACTGATAATGATCCGTACGAAGGTTCTGGACCAATAGCGGATAACTGGGATCTTTCGACCAAAAGAGCTACGGCGATTGTTACTATTTTGGGAGAAAACAAAAAAGTAAACAAACAAAATCTTACTGCTGCTGGAAGAAGCGAATATTCACCATTGGCAAGCAATGCTACTGCCGATGGAAAAGCCAAAAATCGTAGAATCGAAATTATTTTGACTCCAAGATTGGACGAAATTTCAAAAATGTTGAATGACTTTTAG
- a CDS encoding exodeoxyribonuclease III has protein sequence MKIISYNVNGIRAAINKGFIEWLQHANPDVICLQEIKATEEQIPVADITAAGYPYQYYYPATKKGYSGVAILSKTKPNNVVYGTGIQHMDFEGRNLRADFDDCSVMSLYLPSGTNFERLDHKFMFMDDFQNYIDELKKEIPNLIICGDYNICHEAIDIHDPIRNKNVSGFLPEERAWLDKFMKSGFVDSFRHFNSEPHQYSWWSYRAGARGNNKGWRIDYNLVSDSLKHKLKRAVILPDAMHSDHCPVLVEIE, from the coding sequence ATGAAGATAATCTCTTACAACGTAAACGGAATTCGCGCCGCTATCAACAAAGGATTTATCGAATGGTTGCAACATGCTAATCCCGATGTAATCTGTTTGCAGGAAATCAAAGCCACCGAAGAGCAAATTCCTGTTGCAGATATTACTGCCGCTGGCTATCCGTATCAGTATTATTATCCGGCTACCAAAAAAGGGTATAGCGGCGTTGCTATACTTTCAAAAACAAAACCCAATAACGTGGTGTACGGAACTGGAATTCAGCACATGGATTTTGAAGGTAGAAACCTTCGTGCCGATTTTGACGATTGCTCTGTGATGAGTTTGTACTTGCCTTCGGGAACCAATTTTGAACGATTGGATCATAAATTTATGTTTATGGACGATTTTCAAAACTACATTGATGAGCTCAAAAAAGAAATACCCAATCTTATCATTTGCGGAGATTACAACATTTGTCACGAGGCGATTGATATTCATGATCCAATCAGAAACAAAAATGTATCGGGCTTTTTACCCGAAGAAAGAGCGTGGCTAGACAAGTTTATGAAATCGGGATTTGTCGATAGTTTTCGCCATTTCAACAGCGAACCACACCAATATTCCTGGTGGAGTTACCGCGCCGGAGCTCGCGGGAATAACAAAGGTTGGCGTATCGATTACAATTTAGTGAGCGACTCCTTAAAACATAAACTCAAAAGAGCCGTTATACTGCCAGACGCCATGCATTCAGACCATTGCCCGGTTTTGGTTGAAATAGAATAA
- a CDS encoding lysophospholipid acyltransferase family protein, with protein sequence MGLVTAKEVAKAINTDKYGVFGTFSGWLLMKVLKISTLNQIYDRNKHLKELPFLNAILDEFQIKFEIPEEDFKRLPKDGAYITISNHPLGGIDGILLLKLMLEREPNFKIIANFLLHRIDPMKPYIMPVNPFENHKDAKSSVVGIKETLRHLRDGKPLGMFPAGEVSTYKDGKLVVDKAWEEGAIKVIRKAQVPVVPIYFHAKNSRLFYFLSKINDTLRTAKLPSELLTQKDRIIKVRVGKPISVAEQNEHESIEDYTEFLRKKTYMLANPFEKENNFLNTASLKPTKSPKKIVTPANTEKMIAEVTALRTKDLRLLQSKNYEVFFAEAKQIPNILHEIGRLREITFREVGEGTNESIDIDKYDQYYRHLFLWDDDTKQIAGAYRMGLGSQIFPKYGIEGFYLNGLFRFEPELHDMMSKSIDMGRAFIIKEYQQKPMPLFLLWRGIIHTTLHYPEHKYLLGGVSISNQFSDFSKSLMIEFMKSHYYDPYIAQYIHPKKEFKVKLKDADKDFIFDEAEADLNKFDKLIDELEPGILRLPVLIKKYIKQNAKLVAFNVDPLFNNAIDGLMYIRISDIPESTMKPVMEEFQTELERKLNDKEE encoded by the coding sequence ATGGGTTTAGTTACCGCGAAAGAAGTTGCAAAGGCAATTAACACGGACAAGTACGGCGTTTTCGGTACTTTTTCGGGCTGGTTGTTGATGAAAGTTTTGAAGATTTCGACATTAAATCAAATATACGACAGGAACAAGCATTTGAAAGAATTGCCGTTCTTGAATGCCATATTGGATGAATTTCAAATTAAATTTGAAATTCCTGAAGAAGATTTTAAACGATTACCAAAAGATGGCGCCTATATTACCATTTCAAATCATCCGCTTGGGGGAATTGATGGTATTTTGTTGTTGAAATTAATGCTCGAAAGAGAACCCAATTTCAAGATCATAGCCAACTTTTTGTTGCATCGTATTGACCCAATGAAACCGTATATTATGCCGGTGAATCCTTTTGAAAACCACAAAGACGCCAAATCCAGCGTGGTAGGAATTAAGGAAACGCTACGTCACCTTAGAGACGGAAAACCTTTGGGTATGTTTCCGGCAGGTGAAGTTTCTACTTATAAAGATGGAAAACTAGTCGTGGATAAAGCTTGGGAAGAAGGAGCAATAAAAGTAATCCGAAAAGCTCAGGTTCCTGTTGTCCCTATTTATTTTCATGCCAAAAACAGTCGTTTGTTTTATTTTCTATCCAAAATAAATGACACTTTAAGAACAGCAAAACTGCCTTCAGAGTTATTGACGCAGAAAGATCGTATTATCAAGGTACGTGTTGGGAAACCGATTTCGGTTGCAGAACAAAACGAACATGAATCAATCGAAGATTACACGGAGTTTTTGAGAAAGAAAACATACATGTTGGCCAATCCTTTCGAAAAAGAGAATAATTTTTTGAATACGGCGAGTTTGAAACCGACCAAAAGCCCTAAAAAGATTGTAACTCCAGCCAACACTGAAAAAATGATTGCCGAAGTGACTGCGTTGCGAACAAAAGACCTCCGCCTTTTGCAAAGTAAAAACTATGAAGTCTTTTTTGCCGAGGCCAAACAAATTCCAAATATTCTTCATGAAATTGGACGTTTGCGTGAAATTACTTTTAGGGAAGTTGGAGAAGGAACAAACGAATCCATTGACATTGACAAATACGACCAATACTATCGTCACCTCTTTTTGTGGGATGACGACACCAAACAAATTGCAGGAGCCTACCGTATGGGATTGGGATCTCAAATTTTTCCCAAATATGGTATTGAAGGGTTTTATTTGAACGGACTTTTCCGTTTTGAACCCGAATTGCATGACATGATGAGTAAGTCCATAGACATGGGTAGGGCTTTTATAATTAAGGAATATCAGCAAAAACCAATGCCATTGTTCCTATTGTGGAGAGGAATTATACACACCACTTTACATTATCCAGAGCATAAATATTTGTTGGGCGGAGTGAGTATCAGCAATCAATTTTCGGATTTCTCGAAATCATTGATGATTGAATTCATGAAATCACACTATTATGATCCTTACATCGCACAATACATTCATCCGAAAAAAGAATTTAAAGTCAAACTGAAAGATGCCGATAAGGATTTTATTTTTGACGAAGCGGAAGCCGATTTGAATAAATTCGACAAACTTATTGATGAGTTGGAACCAGGGATTTTGAGACTTCCAGTATTGATAAAAAAATACATCAAACAAAACGCTAAACTTGTCGCTTTTAATGTTGATCCGTTATTCAACAATGCTATTGATGGATTAATGTACATTCGGATTTCGGATATTCCGGAGAGTACAATGAAACCCGTGATGGAAGAATTCCAGACTGAATTGGAACGTAAGCTGAATGATAAAGAAGAGTAA
- a CDS encoding DUF2752 domain-containing protein, producing the protein MKRDRKILGIIGAIITLVIPFFLMMHNQNNHLETDQSLCPFKMLTGFPCPGCGITKSLVYFYEGDLYKSLHYHVLGPFLALFCVVTIVVLIAELITKKEYFNRVLYNKKLAYVLACFLIFYQIVRITYFVENNTYDSILKESIWK; encoded by the coding sequence ATGAAACGAGACCGCAAAATACTCGGAATTATAGGGGCTATCATAACCCTTGTAATTCCGTTTTTTTTAATGATGCACAATCAGAATAATCATCTTGAAACTGATCAATCTTTATGTCCGTTCAAGATGCTTACCGGTTTTCCTTGTCCGGGTTGCGGAATAACCAAATCTTTGGTGTATTTCTATGAAGGAGATTTATACAAAAGCCTTCATTATCATGTTTTAGGGCCGTTTTTGGCTCTTTTTTGTGTGGTAACAATTGTAGTTTTAATTGCTGAATTAATCACCAAAAAAGAGTATTTCAATCGCGTTTTATACAATAAAAAATTGGCGTATGTTTTGGCTTGTTTTTTAATTTTTTATCAGATTGTGAGAATAACCTATTTTGTAGAAAACAACACCTACGATTCCATTTTAAAAGAATCCATTTGGAAATAA
- a CDS encoding TM2 domain-containing protein produces MENSKKEEWNAPQPIRQENKKVVAGVLAIVLGGFGVHKFILGYTQEGIIQLILGVVTCGIGGIIGLIEGIIYLTKTDEEFYQTYQVGKKGWF; encoded by the coding sequence ATGGAAAATTCAAAAAAAGAAGAATGGAATGCACCACAACCAATTCGTCAAGAAAACAAAAAAGTTGTAGCTGGAGTTTTAGCAATCGTTTTGGGCGGATTTGGGGTTCATAAATTTATTTTAGGATACACACAAGAAGGAATCATTCAACTTATTTTGGGTGTTGTAACTTGTGGTATTGGTGGGATAATTGGTTTAATCGAAGGTATAATATATCTGACCAAAACCGATGAAGAGTTTTACCAAACTTACCAAGTTGGAAAGAAAGGATGGTTTTAA